One Dunckerocampus dactyliophorus isolate RoL2022-P2 chromosome 15, RoL_Ddac_1.1, whole genome shotgun sequence genomic window, CGGTACCATACGGTacgaggaggtccatacgggaggccaaaagacagtacagacagaagctggagggctactattccacctcagaccctcggcgcatgtgggcggggctccagcacatcacagactatcgacagcggagtagcgtagccacgtccagccaaaccacacttccagatgagctgaacgagttctatgcccgctttgacacacaaactcctgatgagcagagagggtggctgaacctggggagcacacaggactcacctctcatggtgacatcagctgatgtgcgcagggttctaaacaaaacaaacccacgaaaagcagcagggccagacaacatctcaggacgtgcacttcgggtttgctcatcagagctagctgatgtgcttgctgacatatttaacctgtcgcttgcacaagcatctgtaccgacctgctttaagtccaccaccatagtgcccgtacccaagaagagcaacgtgacctgcttgaatgactatcgccctatagcactcactcctattgttatgaagtgctttgaaagaatagtcatgacccacatcaaaaagagcatcccggcggcaactgtggaccctctacagtttgcatatcgccagaaccggtccacggatgatgcagtcaacactgccatccacacagccctttctcacctacagggccaggacacatatgtcagaatgctatttatagactatagctctgcttttaatacagtcagcccccacaaactcacaaataagctcctcacacttggcctgtctccctccctctgtaactgggtgtttaactttctaacaggcagaccccagtcagtcagagtccacaatcgcacatccagctcaagaattgtgagcactgggaccccacaggggtgtgtgctgagtccactcctctacacgctcttcacctacgattgcgtggcctcccagaacaacaccagcatcattaaatttgcggatgacactacagtcatcggactgatcactggtggtgttgaaacatcatacagaagagaggtggcggacctcatagcttggtgtcgtgataacaatctccttctcaatacagataagactaaagagatgatcatcgacccaagaacaagggaaaaggagccacatagtcccctgtttattgatgagactgaggtggagagggtgaaaaccttcaagttccttggcacacacatcagcgaggacctcacctggtctcacaacacccaacaaattctgaagaagtcccaaaggagactgtacttcctgagaagactgaggaaatttggcatgtccaccacaatcctgagttgcttctacagatgcactatcgaaagtgtccttaccgcctccatcactgtttggtacggtaactgtacaacacgtgataggaaggcactccagcgggtgatcaagacctcacagaacattgttggggcagccctcccctcactgcaagacatttataaaactagagtcctatgaagaacacacaacctcatcaaggacagcacacatccacaacactcattattcacactcctaccgtcaggcagacgctacaggagtttgaagtccaggaccacaaggctggcaaacagcttttacccacaggccatcaggcttctcaacgaagcactcgcacacgccgcacgcaacacacgcacactctcatagcacttcatttatttatttatatctgtattaatgtctcttctgttgttgttgcttaatttattggtatatatgtttatgtgtttatgtttcttatgttcttattctttcttgtgtttcctttcttttcttgggagaatgaacagaataagattttcattgcatggtataactgctgttttaccatgtacatgacaataaaactctcttgaatcttgaatcttgaatatcgCTGTTGAGAAGAAGAAAGTTATTGGTATTGgtttgaaaacaacaatatcTGGAATTTATTGTTATGTTTAAACAAGACACATACAACAAATATTAGGGGAGTGACGCTTTTAACAAAGTACTTTTATGAGTCAGTAAACACAATTGAGAAGTGTATGATTGACAGATGGATTTATTGTATTCTTTTCTGTACCCTCCAGTGGGACAATGGCTAGTGGTTCCTTCAAGGGTGCTGCTTGTGTACCTTTATCGTCTTGGAAGCGCACTTGCACCTTTTTAGATCAGGTCCAAGCAGCTAAGGAAGTATCTAAAAGTGAACCCGATAGTATTACTACTGTAGTTGGCTTTCAGCACTGTGAGTTGAAGCTTGCGGTCTGCTCATAGTCCTGCATCTGGTACTGTGCATACCAGCTCTGCCAGTCCGGCGCCAATGAGCCACAGTAGCTCCGTCCGGCCGTGCTCGGCTGCCGGTTCCTGTGCGCCTGTCCCGAGCCCAGCCGGTTCAGGATGTTAGGGTTGAACTGGTAGGTGAGCTTGCGGCGGACCTTGATGATCTCGCCCGTGTGGCGGTAGTTGCGCAGGGCCCGCGCCATCTTCTGGTAAGTCATGGTCTTGCGGTTGCCCTTGCGTTGGCCCCAGGACTTGGCCAGCCTTTCTTTGTTCTTGGAGATAAAGTGGAAGGTGCCGCTGGCGCTGTCGCTCCACTGGATGGAGTCTCCCATGTCGGGATCGTTGAGAGCCTCGTGGAGGTACTCGTAAAGGCGGAGCTTCTTGCGACCTGAGCATAATCCTGCGTTAGTGGTGGGGGCCATTTTTTGACATACAGAAGAATAACATACTTTGTCACATTGAAGACCTGATCTTGATTCAGCAGCTCAGTCATGTAAACCCCAGCAAATATGTTTTGGACTGAATATAGCTGGACTGGGTTTCCTCTCCACAAAATGCTCCAACTTTCATTTCCAGCATGCCTTTCTGTCTGGTACCTTTATGTCTCAGCAGTCACATACTTCTAAGTAAGACCTGATCTTGGTTCAGCACCTCCATCAAGTAAGCCCTATCAAACCTAGGTTTAGATTAAGTTTCCCTGACGCAAAACACCACAACCTGTCTGGTTCCTTTACTTCTCTGAAGTAAAACCTGATTTTGATTCAGCACCCCCGCCAAGTAAGCCCGATTAAATGTGGTTTAGATTAACGGGTGCCACACATGGGGGGCGACGAGCGTCCGTGACCAGCGACGCCAGTGAGCGAcatgttcacatccagagcaaattgtacg contains:
- the spic gene encoding transcription factor Spi-C, producing MNCLDNDINQHFQDAIDVIRQHSNTSYYDSEYAYYETLGPQQPSLQCQISYCLVTPHPDIPAPMYDWNDTTVPGQQQQQQQTWSQVIPEVSLGDPLQTEPAHVSSHHPPQRNTKGRKKLRLYEYLHEALNDPDMGDSIQWSDSASGTFHFISKNKERLAKSWGQRKGNRKTMTYQKMARALRNYRHTGEIIKVRRKLTYQFNPNILNRLGSGQAHRNRQPSTAGRSYCGSLAPDWQSWYAQYQMQDYEQTASFNSQC